The DNA window ttatcattttaaaatttttttctttaatttagtcactctaaataAGACAATTGTGCAAATTAGACATTAATTTctgtttatttttcaattttaaaatttgaaggtttttgtttttaatatttaggCTAAATTGGAACTTGGATCACCTTCTCTAATTAAGTAAAAGAAAGTGGGTAGTCAGAAAAGAAGGCGGGGGGATGCGGATGGGGGAGGACAGGACAGGAGGAATTAATAATGAGAAGAGGGCCcgcaaataataaaaaatatgcgGATTGCATGGTGCCAAAACAAAAACCGTTGGAACTGCATTTTTCAAACGGAGGGAGACGCATATTGCATTTAAATAGCATCTCTCAGACAAACGTCCAAACGGGGGACACTAACAACAATAACAAACAtcctctttatttaattttccccTTCTTCACTAATTAAATTCCTTACGATTTTATCAATGGAGAGACCAAGCCTCACACCACAATTTTCACtctattgttttaaaaaaaattattaaatataatataatataggaTGATTGTTGTTTTGTGAAATCCAAGCTAATACATTCACATGCTAAATTATAGTTAGAGAACGCGAACAGGAAATCACCCAAATTTTATTAGTATTCGTTCTGAATTTATTTATCTCACTCCAcctttacttttttttgtttttatttgatttattcatCCATGAATATAGCTTTGCCCTTTCATGAGTTTGCTTTTATAGTAAATCATTTTACTTTGAACAGTGTGGTACAAATTgcaaataatactaataataagtAACTAAAACCAACCTGAAAAAAGAAGGGGAATGACATAGATAAATGAATAGTCATAATAATAACTAGCTCCCAGAagggaccaaaataaaataaaaatttacattaatatggtggatatgaatatatatatatataaatatatactttgaatctGTTTTGTCTTCCCTTTTTCTTCATGTaattatactatatatatatataaatgtggaACAACTAGAACGTTGAAAAATACGAAAGCCACTATCGTCTTTGTCTTCACGTACGTACAGTGCAGAAGAATGGTGATAGTAGGTAGCTTGGGGGTCCAATTTTAAATTAATGCCTATATatctaccatatatatatatgcagcaACACGAGCGGCTGAGCCTGGCTATCTGCCTGCCTGAGATGTCTGTTTTAAGATTTGAAGACTCTGATGGGTAGGCCTTTAGGGAAGTCGACAAAAGGGAAAGCAAAGGCTTCATCCGTATCGGCTAACTCCCATTGGTAGTTGAGGACCAAATGGTGGATGAACACCGCCATTTCCAGTTTAGCCAGTTCTGTTCCTGCACATAGCCGTGGTCCTCCCCCGAATGGCATGAAGTAATTGCTGCTGCTCGCTGATGACGTTGTCGTCCCCGCCCCTCGACTTCCATTATTTTGCTATACCATAAGtcaatatttcatcaaaaatGAGTTTTCAAGATGATTCAAATAGATTATCTATCTGTATAATGAGCCATAAGTAGAGAGTTAAGACGATCTCTTTAGCAATCATGGTAATCCTAACCTTTTAGACCCCCCTCCCTATTTGCGTTATGACTATAACAGTATTTTGTTTTAAGCAGACTGTGTAGCTATGAACTGTGATTGACCCACCGGAAAAAGGAAACGCTGGAACCCGACCACACTGCACGTGCACGCGGGAACCCCACAGCCACATGGGGGGGGGGGGGGCTTTAATCATCATCATCTTAAAACCCCCCACACGCACGAGAGTGGCTTGCTTTACCTTTATTTTGAAGTTACTGCCTGGGTTTTGCCGCATCAAATTTCTTTTCCATTGATGGGGGCCTACGTCCGTACAGTATTGCAAGAAGGGGGGTTAATGATGATGACAGTTCATGGGTTTAGAGGATCCGTTGGATCATAGCTTATCTTTCAGATATCTTCCCTATACTTACTTGCCTTATCCGGATACGACAGTAATCAACGGCTTTGATGGAAGCCCCCACACATGAAAATTTCCACACCGCGGACAATGATGAAAATTTGTGTCCATGTtttgctaaaaattaaatttcttaaaagaaaaaaaagaaagaaaaggttatGGGTAATGCTATCATTCCCCCGAGAGAATATACATACTTTATATAAAAAGAACAGGTATTAATGTCCAAAAGAAATTGTTTATTAGATAATCTTAATAATTAATTGGGCGTACACCACCTATCCTCGGCTGGCATACCAGAGGAATTTTTGTTTGCGCAAATTAGAAATTTATTGTTAATAGTTCAATTTTATCTATTTAAAGTCAAGTAAGAGGAGTTTAAACCTTAGACGCATCTTTCATATTTTTGTTAACATAGACTTCACTTCTGTCTTCTTCGAAGACAACATAATCCAAGTTCGTTACAAAATATAGTGATAAAAATTGAccaaatttatttaatgttattttcgtttagaaaaaagagttaaaattctatttgaaaaaaaaatatctaaaaattacaaaaagaaaaaagagagagtataGGGTGACTGACTGACCTGCCATCGCCATGGATTGAAGAGTTGAGGGCGGTCAAAAAGACAGGGATCCAAGTGCACTGCTGCAATCACTGGAAGCACTTTCCACCCACATGGAATATCATAACCTTTTCCACCACCCcccagaaaaaattaaaaaagaaaaagaacaggtTTTCAAGCTTCATTTTTTAATTCAAACCGCTTGATTAAGCAATtaatgaaattaaagtattagcATGTTTTAAACTCACCTTTATATCTAACATCTTTGAGAGCTTTTCTGTGGAGAAATCTGACGACATTACCAAGCCTAAGTGTCTCGTTAATAAcctatatataaagaaaaagaaaaagaaaaaaacactcAAGTGAAATGAACATCACAAAATAATGTTTAGATgtaaacaaaagttaaatttaaaagaGAGAGCTTACACATTGAGTGAACTCCATTTTCTTGTAATCATCCCAGTTGAGTTCAGTCTCTCCTGATTGGTTCTTGGCTCTGGCAATTTCAAGGTGTTCTTCCTGTGATTAAagtttttataaaacaaaattatcaatataaaagaacaaaatagagatgaaagatttggagtaaaaaaaaaaagaaaaatagactGTGGCTTACTCTCAACTGTTGAATGGCCAAAGGACAACCTGGCAAGAAGTAGATGGCTAAGGTTATGGCTACCGAGGAAGTCTCATGTCCAGCAAAAAGCAAGCTCAAAATCAAGTCAAGGATTTGCTCTGTGGAAAGATTAGAATGCTTTAAGACCCATTCAAGAAGATCATCTTCCTCTAagttttcttttccttccttcattttccttATCCTTACTTccattttcttttcaataaatttcaGAATTGTTGATCGAGACTGTCAAACCCAAAACCAGAACAAAACCCATCAGATTCATTAATTACCCACAGTTTTATAATCATAACAAAAAAACCAACTCCTTTCATTACTTGTAAAGCTTTTCTGTATGCAGTTCCAGGTAAATTTAAAGGAGCAGAAACGACTCCTTTCATGAAAGTAACATATTCTTTCTTCAGCTGCTCCGTCTCTGGATGTCCAGGGTCCATGCTCATGATATTTTTTGCCATCAAATTGAAAGTGAACtgcaaaaccaaaaccaaaaccaaaaccaaaatcaaattcctttttttcttttttccttctaaaaaaaataaactcatattttttaaaaccttttttGCTTCATCCTGAGCTGAAAATATGCACTTCTCTTTCCAAGTATTTAGAACAAGCAAAGTATGCTTCTCCACTTCTCTCAAAAGATGAGTCCTCAGCCTGGCGTTGCTCAAGAAGTTGAGTGATATAATCCTCATGTCTCTATGCATATCCCCAACCAAAACCAACATCGACCATTTCCCAAGAATGCCACCAATGCTTCTCGGGTAACTGCACTCGAATAATCTCCCTTCGTTTTGTAATATGAACTTGTTCAACCCAGCATCTGCAGACACTATTgtcttctcaccaaacaaattcGATTTGTAGATATTCCCATACCTGAAAAATGTCGAgtttaattcaaaacttaaagAAAGATTTTGCTTTTCCAacagtgaaagaaaaaaaaaggggtgaaatttAAAAGCTTGCCTTGATATATGCTGGTGCATGAATTCACCTACTGAAGTAGCAGAGTAAGGCCTCAAGTAACCGATTGATTCGCCGAGAAAAGGCCACCCCATGTTCCCTGGTGGAAGATTATACCTTCTTTGCTTTCTCTTGATGAGAATGAAGAACAGAATCAAAGATAAAATAGATGGAAGAAGCAAGAAAATAGGCTCTGAGTCAGGCATGGAGACCGacccttttttcttcttcaatcctTTCCCACTCccacttgtttttctttttttgctttgcTTAGCTTAGCTTTCCAAGAAAGAAATCAGATATCTACTTTTGTTGGTGTTTTTCTTGAAAAGGAGATCCTATTTCTGGAGTATTTAGAGTCACTTGCGGCAGCTACTTAAATGAAAAAAGCTTAGAATTTAGAATTAGCCAATAAGCTTACTTACTATCTAATAAATTGGGGATCAAAGCTTTTGATACCTTTTTAAGCCTAAAGAGCGGAAAGTGGCAAAGACTGAATTGGATTTTCACTTCCgaaagaataaaattaaatttcgcAAACGTTCTTTCTTTTTTTGCCCTACATTAAACATTAATTATGGGTGAATTAATTTGGGGTTTGGGGTAAGGGTGGAATGAAATGGTTTCATGCAAATGGGATGAGTCAAAGGTCAAAGTGTGATAATTATGGTATAGCCCAAAAGCGGGCCAATGCGGATTGGACAGTCAAACAGACTGAtagcccttttcttttctttttataggaattatttacctaaaagaaaaaaaatgccaGAAACGCAATTCAcaatttattactatttttttattaatcatctactcgattttttattgattttccttttcaaaatcattaaacttctgaaatttgtttttaatttcctACAAATTCCAGCTTTGTCGAGGTACAGAGAAATACACAACGGCTTTATTTTTCACACAAATTTTTTAGTGTGAAAATTATTCATTCTTAGATTATACTAAATGAAATAACATTTTTTATCGTTTTTAATagtttagataaaaaataatttgagagTGAATTTGGATGGATAATGCGTTACTTATGATTAGCGTGAAAATAACAGTGATAATAAGATTAGATGTTATAGCCACTTTATGGATTTGTTTACCAAAACTTTGGTGGCTAAAAGTTTTGAGAAACATGTTTAAGGTATGAGAATGCAGAATATAACTTACTGACTTCATTAGGGCAAGGGGAGGTTGCTAGGATTTGTGCTTGAATGTAGTTAGTTTCGTCATTGTCTACTTGTGATTTTTCGAACTGATtgactaaataaaattaagacatgtttatttaatatattaattgtaaaattgtcCTTTTTGCatgtaaaacaaaataaataagaaaaatattgattgatttattacctaaagtttaactaatattaagttgcattatatGGTCGAATTATAATGCAAGAAGGCAATTTATATTAATAGGTAATCTAAGTTTTTTGTATTCCATGGGGTCAAATTAAGCAAATGACTCATGCTAGGATTATTATTTAGTCTATAAAGCCAATTGAGCAAATATTTTGTCTTGGCTATCATAGTTGGATTGGCTCGTAGAAATAGAAACATAAATGTGATTATCTATATTGACAATACATTAAACATGACTCAATCTGAATTTATCTTAGatctatttataaatttattcacttgtgacgtatATAACGTGACTTACCCAAATCCTATGTAAGTGAATAACCCCATGTGATAACTCATGTGCTTTGGTATATTGAAAACTTGTGCTCTCAAGGTAATAGGTCGAAAGTTGGTATATTGAGTACATGATTTATGCATGACATGACTTCACACACAATAGTAGAATCATtgcttaataaaaaaaagtaaaagatatCCTTTTACTAGAATTGTATggattatgaaaatgaaatatgtcAAACAGCTATCACACTGTATTGTGACAACAGTACGGCAATAACTAATACTAAGAAAACCAAAAACCACAAGAAGACGAAACACATTGATAGAAAGTATCACATCATAAGGGATGTAGTAGTAGACAGAATAGTGATGTAGTCAAAGTCGTATTAGAGGACAACCTTGCAGACTAATTTACTGAGACTTTACTAGCTAGGATTTTTGAGAAACACATAGAAAGCATGAGAATGTGAAATATGACTCATgcacttcactagggcaagtgagaGACTATTGGATCTAgtgtcctaagtgtagtatattcgtctgtatacttgtattttcttaaacatattggtttaataaaattatctataaattatattaatacacTTTGTATATTATCCTTAATGACTTTTGCAGGAAAAAATGCAAGTAAATGTTGTATCATTAGTTATttaacgtttaactaatactaagcagtattacgtggtctgatcgtaatacagaaatacaacttgtattagtagatgaacctaaacatgtcattagtttAATCGAAAATGAGAAAACCGAATGAAAGACTAACATGctgtttatcaagtccaattggggagatgttttgtcttgggcatcaaagTGAATGACTCCCAAaatatagagacatagatgtgattgattgAATGGGCAATACATCAGAtatgacccaagtagaataaatcCTGAATCATTTTATAGAATTATTCACTTATGATGTTCATAATGTGGCATAACTTAACcatgagtggatgatggactatatatCCATGACTCTTATACTTTGATGCAAGTAAAAGCCCCCGAGTTCAAATAGACAACGAACCAAAAGTTGATgcattgggtatacaacttctgcagtatgtagcatcattcacaatagtggaattcataacccaagaAATGGGTAACTGATATTCTCTTattagcattacatgatagatgaaaagtaaacatggtcacgGATCacttgtctttgtgataaatgactttaTTACTATTTGATTGTAATTGgcttttcatgaaggaatatgtaatgattaccataagataaaataggatcatattaggagtACAGATTAatctcaaagagattaaggatatcctatgagggtaatacacttatgacaaggtcattggatgagcaccgAGAGtaacttttgtaatggtatgtaattagggtCTAGTATAATTAACTAGGGTAGTCATCCCTCTCTTCTAGTAGAACTAAGGGActagtttttctattaaaaaaagtattatttgtattttattaattcaatcaAAGATTATTCTATCTCtcattataaatagatgacactggtaGGGCTAAAAATACACAAGTTACACACAATTTTGAGATATTGTTTTTCTTCCCGAGAAtgctcaaaatttattttctaagtataaattcaattttttggGAAAATAATTCTACCGAATTCTAAATATagagagagatttactttcctactgaaagtaaaaaaaaaaattctgattCTGTGTTTGATTCGTAATTGTTTGAACCCATATTCGAAGCGATTTGTGGTACAAGAACAATGGAGAAGGTTGTTCGATTGAAAGCCAAAAATGTTTAGGGTCCATCTCGCACAAAGCAAAGGTACTTTTTGGGAaaagtttattaatataaatatcacaaaccggctcgattttcaaattttattttttcactgtGACAGATTATCGTTTTCAACGACACACCAACTcggaaattatgaaaattttatactgtaatttaaataagttatattattcgaggatattttaatatttttacttaaaaacaataaaaaagttGCATGTGTGATTTCGTgctattaacattaataaaatattattttacccttaaactaaaactttattttattataatatttacattttaattatattatgtgtacTTTATTTACTCCattaattgtatttattgataatgttattgattgagTTAGTATCGAAGTGTTACAAGTCAATTCAACACtaactcaagattgatgacatcataataataaataattgtagCGCATTTAGTATTCTTACtatgatgtatttatgtgtttaaattttatcttactcacaatttaatctatttttttcgttttaatattgtaatatttaatgtgttattattgattaatttcaaaccatatgttttattatttatatgttatttttaaaataacgtTTGTGTTCTAGGTATGTAGTTTCCACATGTACGCGTGTGATAaaatatttagttatttttaaggttttaatATATGCCATGTGACACAATAATcaaatatatgttaattaatgcCAAAATCTATTTCAACCTCGTACAATTAAGTTGATAATTATATACTATGGAACACATGATCTATTAGTGAAAGAAAAGTACGTGGATGATCTTAGAATCATAATTCCTAAACCG is part of the Gossypium hirsutum isolate 1008001.06 chromosome D11, Gossypium_hirsutum_v2.1, whole genome shotgun sequence genome and encodes:
- the LOC107913065 gene encoding cytochrome P450 90B1 isoform X2, producing MPDSEPIFLLLPSILSLILFFILIKRKQRRYNLPPGNMGWPFLGESIGYLRPYSATSVGEFMHQHISRYGNIYKSNLFGEKTIVSADAGLNKFILQNEGRLFECSYPRSIGGILGKWSMLVLVGDMHRDMRIISLNFLSNARLRTHLLREVEKHTLLVLNTWKEKCIFSAQDEAKKFTFNLMAKNIMSMDPGHPETEQLKKEYVTFMKGVVSAPLNLPGTAYRKALQSRSTILKFIEKKMEVRIRKMKEGKENLEEDDLLEWVLKHSNLSTEQILDLILSLLFAGHETSSVAITLAIYFLPGCPLAIQQLREEHLEIARAKNQSGETELNWDDYKKMEFTQCVINETLRLGNVVRFLHRKALKDVRYKGYDIPCGWKVLPVIAAVHLDPCLFDRPQLFNPWRWQKFNF
- the LOC107913065 gene encoding cytochrome P450 90B1 isoform X1 — encoded protein: MPDSEPIFLLLPSILSLILFFILIKRKQRRYNLPPGNMGWPFLGESIGYLRPYSATSVGEFMHQHISRYGNIYKSNLFGEKTIVSADAGLNKFILQNEGRLFECSYPRSIGGILGKWSMLVLVGDMHRDMRIISLNFLSNARLRTHLLREVEKHTLLVLNTWKEKCIFSAQDEAKKFTFNLMAKNIMSMDPGHPETEQLKKEYVTFMKGVVSAPLNLPGTAYRKALQSRSTILKFIEKKMEVRIRKMKEGKENLEEDDLLEWVLKHSNLSTEQILDLILSLLFAGHETSSVAITLAIYFLPGCPLAIQQLREEHLEIARAKNQSGETELNWDDYKKMEFTQCVINETLRLGNVVRFLHRKALKDVRYKGYDIPCGWKVLPVIAAVHLDPCLFDRPQLFNPWRWQQNNGSRGAGTTTSSASSSNYFMPFGGGPRLCAGTELAKLEMAVFIHHLVLNYQWELADTDEAFAFPFVDFPKGLPIRVFKS